Proteins encoded within one genomic window of Tidjanibacter massiliensis:
- a CDS encoding BACON domain-containing protein — MKKILFIAAACLLAAACSPTDGESTTASLEVSPSSLAFGAEDTTPQEITVTATGVEWEYTVPSSADWITVDDGTAGKLLVSVAKNPTAEKRTASIAVKPVNNDDVKAKSVTVTQAGSETPEVYSLTVDPAALTFEAEGAAGQSVKVTASGEGMTWSAAVEDAAKEWITLSATEGTEGETTLTVTVQDNPDTAERSANVTLTPSAESAGPKAIRVTQEAKVLPPSFSMSYEGGELPEEGFVFDYAGRDSYSIDVTAVNIEWNVKTVYDEGTVSGWLTADTYKSDNVNLIKMRIDENRNESPDPRTARVVVTTNAEGIGPFEIPVTQEGKPEFLSTLEEDVDFGTLTNGYAVVYPNNENRNEPVTRWDLRFWSDGIEYQNAAKPYKGTGDRLNLYLYTEPITANDDNEYYIPDGIYTVALYSEETSESRAGDIEYGQESGAFHFPFGSWYVRLEDSDYTDKACIRTGTATVTRSGESYTIVFDFVSDAGYKVAGSYEGVFDLHAQP, encoded by the coding sequence ATGAAAAAAATATTGTTCATTGCAGCGGCCTGCCTGCTTGCCGCAGCCTGCTCGCCGACCGACGGTGAGTCAACCACCGCATCGCTCGAAGTATCCCCCTCGTCGCTCGCCTTCGGTGCGGAGGATACGACTCCGCAGGAGATTACCGTGACCGCTACCGGCGTGGAGTGGGAATATACCGTTCCCTCGTCGGCCGACTGGATTACCGTGGACGATGGAACGGCCGGAAAACTGCTGGTTTCGGTAGCCAAGAATCCGACGGCCGAGAAGCGTACCGCATCCATCGCCGTCAAGCCCGTGAACAACGACGACGTGAAGGCCAAGAGCGTAACCGTCACGCAGGCCGGTTCTGAGACTCCGGAGGTCTATTCGCTGACGGTGGACCCGGCGGCGCTGACTTTCGAGGCCGAGGGCGCCGCAGGCCAGAGCGTGAAGGTGACCGCTTCGGGCGAGGGGATGACCTGGAGCGCCGCGGTGGAGGACGCCGCCAAAGAGTGGATAACCCTCTCTGCGACGGAAGGTACCGAAGGGGAGACGACGCTGACCGTCACGGTGCAGGACAATCCCGACACGGCGGAACGTTCGGCGAACGTCACCCTGACGCCGAGTGCGGAGTCGGCAGGTCCGAAGGCCATCCGCGTGACGCAGGAGGCTAAGGTGCTGCCCCCCTCCTTCTCGATGTCCTATGAAGGGGGAGAACTGCCCGAAGAGGGGTTCGTATTTGACTACGCAGGACGCGACAGCTATTCGATAGACGTTACGGCCGTAAACATCGAATGGAATGTGAAGACCGTCTATGATGAAGGCACCGTTTCCGGCTGGTTGACGGCGGATACCTATAAAAGCGATAATGTGAACCTTATTAAAATGCGCATCGACGAGAACCGGAACGAGTCGCCCGACCCGCGTACCGCCCGAGTGGTGGTCACCACGAATGCAGAGGGTATCGGCCCGTTCGAGATTCCCGTGACGCAGGAGGGCAAGCCCGAATTCCTCAGCACGCTCGAAGAGGATGTCGATTTCGGAACGTTAACCAACGGGTATGCTGTCGTATATCCCAACAACGAAAACCGTAACGAACCGGTAACTCGTTGGGACCTTCGATTCTGGAGCGACGGCATCGAATATCAGAATGCGGCAAAACCGTACAAGGGTACGGGCGACCGGCTGAATCTCTATCTCTACACCGAGCCGATAACAGCCAATGACGACAACGAATATTATATTCCGGACGGTATCTATACGGTTGCCCTCTATTCCGAAGAGACATCGGAATCGAGGGCCGGCGATATCGAGTACGGCCAGGAATCGGGAGCGTTCCATTTCCCGTTCGGCAGCTGGTATGTACGGTTGGAGGACAGTGACTATACCGACAAGGCTTGTATCCGTACGGGTACGGCTACCGTAACCCGCAGCGGTGAATCCTATACGATTGTATTCGATTTCGTCAGCGATGCCGGCTATAAGGTTGCAGGTTCGTACGAAGGAGTTTTCGACCTGCACGCACAGCCCTGA
- a CDS encoding ATP-dependent DNA helicase — MLNEHIASQIYANFAFAPTLGQKKIIEALASWLSDADTERIFILNGYAGTGKTSIIAAFVATLKKLRIKPVMLAPTGRAAKVMARHTGLGASTIHKKIYRQKSSTDPEPGFSLDFNREKDACFIVDEASMLSASADAGSPFGSGSLLDDLFRYVRQGTRCRILFVGDDAQLPPVGHDRSPALDPDFMAAYGAVEYGTLDEVMRQSDDSGILFNATMVRCMLEAGITEPPLFEMSYPDFRAIDGGEFLEKVEECYSRYGREETIVITRSNRRANRFNEGIRRHVLFAEEEIESGDMLMVVKNNYYFTEREEEPHMDFMANGDTARLVKLRRFEDFYGFRFAEARLSFPDYDDYEIECKILLDTLASEAPALTHEQGNALFYAVSEDYEHIRSKAKRYKEVRENPHFNAVQVKFAYAVTAHKAQGGEWKAVFIDRMLFGDEPMSRDLMRWLYTALTRASEQVYLVNFDERFFGNG, encoded by the coding sequence ATGTTAAACGAACATATCGCGTCTCAAATTTACGCGAATTTTGCATTTGCGCCAACACTTGGACAAAAAAAAATCATCGAGGCGCTGGCCTCATGGCTTTCCGATGCCGATACCGAACGCATCTTCATCCTCAACGGATATGCTGGAACGGGCAAGACGTCCATCATTGCGGCGTTCGTGGCGACACTTAAAAAGTTGAGGATAAAACCCGTAATGCTCGCCCCTACCGGACGGGCGGCGAAAGTCATGGCGCGCCATACGGGACTCGGCGCCTCCACGATACACAAGAAAATCTACCGGCAAAAAAGTTCAACAGACCCCGAACCGGGGTTCTCGCTCGACTTCAACCGCGAAAAGGACGCCTGTTTCATCGTCGACGAAGCCTCCATGCTCTCCGCCTCCGCCGATGCGGGCTCTCCCTTCGGAAGCGGCTCGCTGCTCGACGACCTCTTCCGATATGTCCGGCAGGGTACACGCTGCCGCATCCTCTTCGTGGGCGACGATGCCCAGCTGCCGCCGGTAGGACACGACCGCAGTCCGGCGCTCGACCCCGATTTCATGGCAGCATACGGTGCGGTGGAGTACGGCACGCTGGACGAAGTGATGCGCCAGAGCGACGATTCGGGCATCCTGTTCAACGCCACCATGGTGCGGTGCATGCTGGAGGCGGGCATCACGGAGCCTCCCCTCTTCGAGATGTCCTATCCCGACTTCCGGGCGATAGACGGCGGGGAGTTCCTCGAAAAGGTGGAGGAGTGCTATTCCCGCTACGGACGCGAAGAGACCATCGTCATCACCCGTTCCAACCGGCGGGCCAACCGTTTTAACGAAGGCATCCGGCGCCATGTGCTCTTCGCCGAGGAGGAGATAGAGTCGGGCGACATGCTGATGGTGGTGAAGAACAACTACTACTTTACGGAGCGGGAGGAGGAGCCGCATATGGATTTCATGGCCAACGGCGACACGGCCCGACTGGTCAAACTGCGGCGTTTCGAAGATTTCTACGGCTTCCGCTTTGCCGAGGCCCGGCTCAGCTTTCCCGACTACGACGACTACGAAATCGAGTGCAAAATCCTGCTCGACACCCTCGCCTCCGAAGCCCCCGCGCTGACGCACGAACAGGGCAATGCGCTCTTTTACGCCGTCAGCGAAGACTACGAACACATCAGGAGCAAAGCCAAACGCTACAAGGAAGTGCGCGAGAACCCACACTTCAATGCCGTACAGGTGAAGTTTGCCTATGCCGTCACGGCCCACAAGGCACAGGGCGGAGAGTGGAAGGCCGTCTTCATCGACCGGATGCTCTTCGGCGACGAACCCATGAGCCGCGACCTCATGCGCTGGCTCTACACCGCCCTTACCCGTGCGAGCGAGCAGGTCTACCTCGTGAATTTCGACGAGCGATTTTTCGGAAACGGATGA
- a CDS encoding DUF3822 family protein: MQKILSIRLRQGGLSFYASDGDGAGTVSMEAYFAPGGSRREQMTAAFDAFAEKSGIDTYDRVRLFADTADTVFVPDAVVGDAVPAEWLARMGVHLSPDMKAVRTEAYGGVCALFPVDTGVASWLADRLGHRAAWYSPLHESMAAFRRTEASGDCFVVYPTQENVYISRYGTAGELSLAEVYPLHGAADMVYYLSELAAGERNISLYIYGDRPVRYTDTLKRYFGRVAAI; this comes from the coding sequence GTGCAAAAGATATTGTCCATTCGGCTCCGGCAGGGTGGACTTTCTTTTTATGCTTCGGACGGCGACGGTGCGGGGACGGTCTCGATGGAGGCGTATTTCGCCCCCGGGGGGAGCCGGCGCGAACAGATGACAGCGGCGTTCGACGCATTTGCGGAGAAGAGCGGTATCGATACATATGATAGGGTGCGGCTTTTTGCCGATACGGCCGATACCGTTTTCGTGCCGGATGCGGTGGTCGGTGATGCCGTGCCGGCGGAGTGGCTCGCCCGGATGGGGGTGCATCTTTCACCGGACATGAAGGCTGTCCGGACGGAGGCGTATGGGGGCGTCTGTGCCCTATTTCCGGTCGATACGGGTGTCGCATCGTGGTTGGCGGACAGGCTCGGTCATCGGGCGGCGTGGTACTCCCCGCTTCACGAGAGCATGGCGGCTTTCCGCCGGACGGAGGCTTCGGGCGACTGTTTCGTGGTCTATCCGACACAGGAGAATGTCTACATCTCCCGGTACGGCACGGCAGGCGAATTGTCGCTTGCGGAGGTCTATCCGTTGCACGGTGCGGCCGATATGGTCTATTATCTGTCGGAACTTGCCGCCGGGGAGCGTAATATCTCCCTGTATATTTACGGCGACCGGCCCGTGCGTTATACGGATACGTTGAAAAGGTATTTCGGCCGGGTGGCGGCTATCTGA
- a CDS encoding BACON domain-containing protein, giving the protein MKKLFTMGIAAAILTLSLLEGCAKTEETFHYVNLSQVACSFLGEGNQPLEITVRTSPAAYEATPDATWVKVEKSEDGKILTLTVDDNDTGAERSTAVTIAAGQALQTITVNQLPKDSAFARYRQMLNYQSGGAMSPNGKYVGGFVPSIAPDDSWQYSPVITDLETGEVYEFGPFPEAVYYMTDNMCISDQGQLFIHDGSNGGMIVIDTEGNITHPESPAGFTGKPTISNISADGKYWVGYAINGKVFEDPTPGKALLWIDGVPHELPWPELNYRNEEPWYGGMARGISANGEIIYGTSWENSDFGMLYWVNDGENTAQPKWVGEDVREVTEITMQMGDGTEYTTHKVYGCICTANNTKISPNGKWIATSYRTEEPSEDRISFVTSQTAAFYNTETETTTIVSDYGESTGLHVTDDGIAFIGIGSLGITSCHVYDLNTGTDLGSMADWVYDTYGIIISDTGFIDYVTPDGKYLIGSMPIASAGGTTYVSWYIAPPLAK; this is encoded by the coding sequence ATGAAAAAACTTTTCACTATGGGTATCGCCGCGGCGATACTGACACTCTCCTTATTAGAAGGATGTGCCAAAACGGAAGAGACGTTCCATTACGTCAATCTGAGTCAGGTGGCCTGCTCGTTCCTCGGCGAGGGCAACCAGCCGCTCGAAATCACTGTCAGGACTTCGCCCGCTGCATACGAAGCCACTCCCGATGCCACATGGGTCAAAGTGGAGAAGAGTGAAGACGGCAAGATTCTTACCCTGACCGTCGATGACAACGACACCGGTGCCGAACGCAGTACCGCCGTTACTATCGCCGCGGGGCAGGCTTTGCAGACGATAACAGTGAACCAGCTTCCGAAGGACAGCGCGTTCGCCCGTTACCGCCAGATGTTAAATTATCAGTCGGGAGGTGCCATGTCGCCCAACGGCAAATACGTGGGCGGATTCGTTCCTTCTATCGCGCCGGACGACTCTTGGCAGTATTCGCCCGTCATCACCGATCTCGAAACGGGGGAAGTCTATGAGTTCGGCCCTTTCCCCGAAGCAGTCTATTACATGACAGACAACATGTGCATCTCCGACCAGGGCCAGCTCTTCATCCATGACGGTTCCAACGGCGGCATGATTGTCATCGATACGGAGGGCAACATCACCCATCCCGAGTCCCCGGCAGGCTTTACCGGCAAACCGACAATCAGTAATATTTCGGCCGACGGTAAATACTGGGTGGGATATGCGATAAACGGTAAAGTGTTTGAGGACCCTACCCCCGGCAAAGCATTGCTGTGGATAGACGGTGTACCGCACGAACTTCCCTGGCCCGAACTGAACTATCGCAATGAGGAGCCGTGGTACGGCGGTATGGCCCGCGGCATCTCCGCAAACGGCGAAATCATCTACGGTACCTCGTGGGAGAACTCCGATTTCGGCATGCTCTATTGGGTAAATGATGGCGAAAATACCGCACAGCCGAAGTGGGTCGGCGAAGACGTCAGGGAAGTCACCGAAATCACCATGCAGATGGGCGACGGCACCGAGTACACAACCCATAAGGTCTACGGCTGCATCTGCACTGCCAATAATACCAAAATCAGCCCCAACGGCAAGTGGATTGCCACTTCGTACCGTACTGAAGAGCCGTCCGAAGACCGGATAAGTTTCGTTACCTCCCAGACAGCGGCTTTCTACAACACCGAGACCGAGACGACCACTATCGTCAGTGACTACGGCGAGTCTACCGGTCTGCACGTGACCGACGATGGCATCGCCTTCATCGGCATCGGCAGCCTGGGTATCACCTCCTGTCATGTATATGACTTGAATACGGGTACCGACCTCGGCAGCATGGCCGACTGGGTCTATGACACCTATGGCATCATCATCTCCGATACCGGTTTCATCGATTATGTAACGCCCGACGGCAAATACCTCATCGGTTCCATGCCCATAGCATCGGCAGGAGGCACTACCTATGTCAGTTGGTACATCGCACCGCCCCTCGCGAAATAA
- a CDS encoding RsmD family RNA methyltransferase — protein sequence MRIVGGRFGGRVIKPPRNLRARPTTDFAKENLFNVLGNLIDLEGTEVLDLFSGTGSISYEFISRGAAGVTSVEVNAVHHNFIRRTAAAFGMENLYAVRANAFLYLKSASKRFDVIFSDAPYDLEGSEQVVELVFERKLLCPGGLLIFEHSKERSFEGHPALLQVRTYGSVHFSVFRMPDVE from the coding sequence ATGAGAATCGTAGGCGGTAGATTCGGCGGCAGGGTGATAAAGCCTCCGCGTAATTTGAGGGCTCGTCCTACCACGGATTTTGCGAAGGAGAACCTGTTCAATGTACTCGGCAATCTCATCGACCTGGAGGGGACCGAAGTGCTCGACCTCTTTTCGGGGACGGGTTCTATCAGTTATGAATTCATCTCGCGCGGTGCGGCGGGTGTCACCTCGGTGGAGGTCAATGCGGTGCATCACAATTTTATCCGCCGGACGGCTGCGGCTTTCGGTATGGAGAACCTCTATGCCGTCAGAGCCAATGCTTTTCTTTACCTGAAGAGCGCATCGAAACGGTTTGATGTGATATTCTCCGATGCGCCGTATGACCTCGAAGGGTCGGAACAGGTTGTGGAACTTGTGTTCGAACGGAAGCTGCTGTGCCCCGGAGGATTGCTGATATTCGAACACTCCAAGGAGCGGTCGTTCGAGGGGCATCCCGCCCTGCTGCAGGTACGTACCTACGGCAGCGTACATTTCTCCGTCTTCCGTATGCCGGATGTGGAATAG